The stretch of DNA TGGTGGCGTTCGTCGTAGCGATATATTGGGTCAGCGCGGTCGAGCGCGACGCGAATGCGAGGCGGCCGTCGCTGCTTGAAGTGTGGCACCGTATGCCGAAATTTGTGATCGGGTTCGTCCTTGCTTCGTTGATTGCGTCGGCATTCGCCAAAACAGATTCCGGCGCGCTTGTGGTGAAATCCATTACAGCGCAGACGAAGCAATTGCGCGAGTGGCTTTTTTGTCTTGCGTTCGTATCGATCGGGCTCGAGTCGAACCTTAAGGACCTCGCCAAGCAAATGACCGGCGGCAAGCCGCTCGTGCTGTATTTGTTCGGGCAGACGGCGAACATCGTGTTGACGCTGATTGTGGCGTGGCTTGTGTTGAACGGTAGCTTCTTTCCCATCCCGGAGGATTTGGTGAAACCATGAAGCGCGCAGCGTGGATAGCGGCGGTATGGAGCGTCGCGATCGGCGCGACAGTGGCGCTGATGTCGACGGTCTTGCCGTGGGCCGGCGCGCGCGGGTATGCGGGTTCGGTGATTCGAAACAACTATGCAACGGGTACCGACGCGACGGCGCTGTTCTGGACGGAGTCGGAGCGTACGGCGGAGATACTTGCACAGATCGAGGCGAAGCCCGATGGCCGGTAACGAAATCCGAGTCCGCGGTGTGATACTCGGCGATACGGCAGCGTCCGATGTCGTTGTCCGCGATGGGAGGATTGCATCGATTGCCCGCGCGGGACGCGGGAAGTGCGACGCCGGCTCCGCAACGTCGATTATCGCGCCGACCTTGTTCGACATTCAGGTGAACGGATACGGCGGCGTCGACTTGCAGGGGCGCGACGTGTTGCCGGAGGACGTGGCGGAGGCCGATGCGAAGTTGCAGCGGATCGGCGTGTCGCATTGGATTCCAACCTTTATTACGTCGTCTTTCGAGAACATCGAGCACGGCTGCGCGACGGTCGCCGCGGCACTGCAGGACGCATCGCTTGCCCGGCGGATTCCCGGCGTACACATTGAAGGGCCGTACATCTCGCCACACGACGGTCCGCGCGGCGCGCACGACCGGCGGCACGTGCGCAAGCCCAACCTGCGCGAGTTTGACCGATGGCACAAGGCCGCGGACGGCCGCGTGGCGTACGTCACGCTCGCACCGGAAATCGACGGCGCAATTCCGTTCATCACCGAAATGGTCAAGCGCGGCATCGTCGTTTCCCTGGGCCATCACAACGCATCGGTCGATCAGATTTCGCGCGCGGTGGACGCGGGCGCGCGTATGTGCACGCACCTCGGCAACGGGATCGCCGCGCACATTCCGCGGCACGACAATCCGCTGTGGCCGCAGCTCGCGGAAGACCGTTTGCACGCGTCGGTCATCGCCGACCTCGAACATCTGCCGCCGTCAATCCTGAAGACCATCGCGCGGATGAAGGGCGCGGAGCGTCTGATGATCACGTCCGACGCGGTGCACATCGCGGGACTCAAGCCCGGCCACTACGACCTCGCGGGCATGCCGGTCGAACTGCTGAAGACGGGGCGCATCTGCCTGAGCGGGACGGAACTGCTTGCGGGCAGCGCGACCACGCTGTTGCAGGGCGTGCTCAACGCGGCGCGGCACACGGACCTGACGCTTGAGCAGGCGTTTGCGTGCGCGTCGACGGTGCCGGGGGCACTGTTCGGCGTGAGCGACCCAAGGCCTGCGCCCAAGCGCGACGCGCGCGCGAACTTCCTTGTGATCGACGTCGCCCGCGGCACCACGCGCGACACTGCCAAACTTCGGGCGGTGATTGTCGACGGCGTGCGGGTCGTCTGACCCCAATCAATTGGCCGCGAAGAAACACAGGGCGACTGCGTAGCCGCGACCAAAGAAATTCAGCAATCAATTTCAAATTTGAGATTTCAGAATTTCAGAGAGCAACTCGCTGAAGCAATAAAGCTCACGCGAGAAGTGCAAAGACCTTTTGATACCTTCGCCGGATTCGATGCACAGGACACACAGTACGTCGATGCTCGGTCATTCCGGTCATGCGCCACTCTCATCCTATAGCCCACGTTGTTGCACTACTTCGCAAATCACGCGGGCGCGAAATGCATTCCAACATTAGAAGGACAAACTACTTGGCTTGTGGCAGTCAGGAAGTTAGGAAGCCAGGAAGTCAGGAAGCAATACGATGAGTTGCGACGTCCATGGGCGGTGTCAAGGGGGGTGTACCGAAATCATTTTGACGGAACAAGGGGGTGTGGTCGCGCCAAGACTGTCGCAGGTGCTGTATTCGCAAAGGGGTGTCCGATTCGCCACAGTGACAGGGGGTGTCGTTGAGGTGATTTGGCGATTCAAGGGGTCTGGTCGGGCCATGATCGTCGAACGTGTTGGTTTCATGGACGCCTCCGATATAGTACCGCGGCCAGGGCCGCCGGTCGATGACTTGTTTGTTTGGGGCGGGGCGGGTCGCCCACAAGCGCACAGATTCGGCGGTCCTGACGTGCGCGGGTTGCAGGGGGCTGTGGAGATGTGCAAAGTCTCCTCCATCTCTTGGCCCATTCTGTTGCACTTGATAGTTGAATCCGCATGCGAAACGACCCGTATTCTGTTGTTAAGAAAGTCGAATGCATGCGAAATCGAACAATAACATGAATCTCAGATTTGAAATCTCAGAGAAGAGTGCGGGCGCGGCAGGGCGTGATCAAAGCGGAGCTTTTCGAGAGCGCATTGCCAAATAGAAACTTGGCAACGAGGGAGGAATCGAATTCAGGTTTCATAAATTGCATGCGGCTCGGACGGAGCCTCGCCCCACCCTACCTCGCCCCACCTCGCCCCACCTTATTTCGCGCTTTGGTATTCGGTTGCGGCAGTTACTCGCCTACCAAGTGCTCTAAATCCTCGCGGCTGACGGTGAATAGGTCCATGTCGGAGGTGATGGCGCCGAGGCTGAGGAGGCACTCGGTGAAGAGTTCGCGGGTGCGGAGTTCGAGTTCCTGGTTGCCGAGGTCGGTCATGACGCCGATGATGTGCTGGCCCTTTTTGACGTGGGTGCGTTCGTCGGAGCGGATGAAGTCGGCGGCGTGGGCGAGGATGGTGTCGTTTTCGTCGCGGGCGCGGTCGATGAGGGCGTTGATGGTCTTTAGGACGCCGACTTCGCCGAAGAGGTTAATTTCCGCCATGGCGTAGGCGGGTTCCATTGGGCCGCGGCAGGTGGAGCCGGTGAGGCGGTTCGGCAACTCAAATGGATCGTAGCCGCAGGCGAGGAGCGTGCGGTGGCCGATTTCCGTGTGGCGCGCTTCGTCCCACGTGATGCGGGCGAGATCGTATTCCGCTTTGAAGTCCTTGAACCGGATGTCCCACAGGAAGGTGCCGAAGGCCTCGATGGCGTCCACTTCGTCGCGCTGGGTGCGGATGAAACGGAGGCGCAGGCCCTCGTACGAATCCTTCTCGAATCGCGGCGTGCCGTCGGCGACGTCGTAGTCGCCGGTGTGGTGGAAGGTGGTGAACCGCGAATCGCGCATGGGGCGGGTGTTGCGTTCGTAGGGTTTCTTGGCGCTGCGGAGTTCGGCGGGTGGGTTGGTGCGATCATCCGCACCCGAGATGCCGCCGATACTCTTGAGGAGGTCCTGCAGGTGCCAGCGCCACGCGAAGAGTCGGTCCTCGTCCACGCCGCCGTCGACGTACGCGGCAATCGCGGCGTCGGCCCATTCGAGCATAGGCGGATAGTCGACCAGGATTCGTTTCATCGCGCGGATGGTCGGCGTGTCGGTCACCGGGCAGGTGTCGTCGATATGGTGTTGGTATGCAGTGGCCAGCAAGCGGCCGGCGACCTGGTGGACGCCGACGAGGAGTTCGGGCGCGTCCGCGGCGGAGAGCATCTCTTCGATGAAGGTATCGATTTCCGCGTCGCGGTAGGCGTCGATCATCTTTAAGCCGACTTCCTGTTCATTGAGGCGCGTGCGCAGGATGTTTGCGGCGTCGGCGTGGTAAAAGATGTGCCGGCCGGTTTCCAGTTTCACCTCGAATTCGGGGATGGCGAGGGTCCACGACCCGAGGGCGTGGGACAGGCGGCGTTCGAAGTAGAAGAAGCGGAGCAGGCGGCGCGCGTTTTCTTCGACGGTGTATTTGCCGCCCATGTGACGCGGGTCGCGCGGGAATTTGTAGGGGAAGGCTTTGCGGCGTTCGGCGGCGGCGTTGCGCGCGTCCGCATAGGAAACGACGGGGTAGCGCGTCGTGGGTTTCGGTTCGTGCGAGTTGCCGTTGCCCGACATGATATTGCCCTCCAGGTAGTCCGTTGCAGCGGGAAATAGAATACGACCGCGGACCATTTCGGCGCAAGAGGTGAAGAGGCTAAGAGGACGTAAACGACCAAAAAGACGTAAAGGACCAAAAGGGAACGGTTGGTTTATGGTTTGGGCTCTGGTTTTTCGGGTAAGCCTGCGATGCGCTGTTCGACTGGGGCGAGATCGGGCAACCCGTTTACCGGAGCGTCGAGATAGAAGAGTGCAGTGGCGCAGACGTCGTCGCGGCGGTACATGTTGACCCAGGCTTCGTCGGGGGAATCGTGCGTGAGCAGGTCGATGGGCGGGTCGGACTCGAGCAGCTTGATAAACTTTCCGTCGGTGTCGATGCTGACCGGTTTGATGTCTACTCCTTTCTTCAGGAGTTCGACGACTGCCTTTTTGGATGCGCCGCCCATTTGTTGGAGGGTGACGCGGATGTCCTTGTAGAAGTAGACCGGATCGGGCACGTGGTAGCGGTAGAACGTGAATTCGGCGGGCTTGTTCTCGGCGATGAGGCAGCCCTGGTATCGCATTTGGAATTTGCCCTGTCCCCAGCCCGTGCCGATGTAGTCTTCGGTGCCGGTGCCGGCGATGGTGGGCAGCATGGTGTCGCCGTCGATGTACATCTTCACTTCGCCTTCGCCGAACCACCCGACGTTGTCCGGGTGGCCGATGAGGCCGACGTGCACGCCGAGAAAGCGTCCCTTTCCCTTCACGCGTGGGAGGAGTTCGAAGTCCAGCGCGAGCGTTGTGAGCGGTTCCCGCCGCCAAGTCGCGTGGAAATACAAGGCATCGGGATTGGGAGTTGGCGCGTGCAGCGCGTCGATGTCGTAGAACAGTTTTTCGAGGTGGCGGTCGGAATCGTTGGTGATGGTGACTTTCGCGCCGGTCCTGAACGGCATGGGAAGGTAACAGTTGAACGAGCGGCCTTCGGGGTTGCAGAAGAACTCGTTCTCGAACACGACGGACTTGCCAAGTATTGCGCCGAAGAAATCGCCGAAGGGAACGGATACGGCCGGTTTGTCCGCGCCGTCCCAAAAGATTTCGAAGCGAAGCGAACGGAGCATTTGCGGATCGCGTTCGTTCACGGTAAACCACATGCGGCGGATTTCGCCCGGGCCGTTGATGCCGGCGAGCACGCGGGTCTGGCCGGGCGCGACAGAATCGAACGCGTGGCCTTTTGCGGTCTTGTTTTCGGGGCCGGCGGCGCCCTTTGCTCCGGTAGGGTTTTCAAAGCTGTACCAGCGCGTTTCCGCGCCCGCAGGCATCTGGTAAAGGTGCATCGCGGGGTCTCCGAATGCAGTTTGGACGGAACCGAGAAGCAGCAAGGCCGACACGACGCCCATGGCAATTTCTCTTAGCATGGACCAAGTCTATCAGAAATGGGGCTGCGGGCATCGCGCGGCGGTCGCGGGCCGCGGGGGACAATTCGATCGCGCTTGTGCAATGATTTCGTCAAACCGGTTCAACGCTACTGCGCGTGCCAAGGACATTACCGCGCGTAGTCAAGCGCAAGGAGCAACGCCATGACTGGATATAAAAGCCGTGTGGTTCTTGCAGGGATCTGCGTGTCGGCGGCTGTTTATGCCGCCTCCGAGGCTACTTCACTCTTCGACGGCAAGTCGTTCGAGGGTTGGGAAGGCAACCTGAAGGTGTTTCGCATCGAAGACGGCGCAATTGTCGGTGGATCGCTGAAGGAAAAAGTCGCGCGCAACGAGTTTCTCTGCACAACAAAAGCATACGGCGATTTCGAGTTGCACGTATCCTTCAAGTTGCTCGGCGAGGGCGCGAATGCGGGCATACAGTTCCGAACCAAGCGCATTCCCAACCATCACGAGGTGTCCGGCTATCAGGCCGACATGGGCGAAGGCTATTGGGGCGCGCTCTACGACGAATCGCGCCGCAAGAAGATTCTCGCCGCGCCCGACAAAGAAACTGTCGCGAAGGCCGTAAAACTGAACGACTGGAACGAATACGTCATTCGCGCCGAGGGCAAACACATCCAGCAGTGGCTGAATGGCG from Candidatus Hydrogenedentota bacterium encodes:
- a CDS encoding amidohydrolase family protein translates to MAGNEIRVRGVILGDTAASDVVVRDGRIASIARAGRGKCDAGSATSIIAPTLFDIQVNGYGGVDLQGRDVLPEDVAEADAKLQRIGVSHWIPTFITSSFENIEHGCATVAAALQDASLARRIPGVHIEGPYISPHDGPRGAHDRRHVRKPNLREFDRWHKAADGRVAYVTLAPEIDGAIPFITEMVKRGIVVSLGHHNASVDQISRAVDAGARMCTHLGNGIAAHIPRHDNPLWPQLAEDRLHASVIADLEHLPPSILKTIARMKGAERLMITSDAVHIAGLKPGHYDLAGMPVELLKTGRICLSGTELLAGSATTLLQGVLNAARHTDLTLEQAFACASTVPGALFGVSDPRPAPKRDARANFLVIDVARGTTRDTAKLRAVIVDGVRVV
- a CDS encoding ferritin-like domain-containing protein; the protein is MSGNGNSHEPKPTTRYPVVSYADARNAAAERRKAFPYKFPRDPRHMGGKYTVEENARRLLRFFYFERRLSHALGSWTLAIPEFEVKLETGRHIFYHADAANILRTRLNEQEVGLKMIDAYRDAEIDTFIEEMLSAADAPELLVGVHQVAGRLLATAYQHHIDDTCPVTDTPTIRAMKRILVDYPPMLEWADAAIAAYVDGGVDEDRLFAWRWHLQDLLKSIGGISGADDRTNPPAELRSAKKPYERNTRPMRDSRFTTFHHTGDYDVADGTPRFEKDSYEGLRLRFIRTQRDEVDAIEAFGTFLWDIRFKDFKAEYDLARITWDEARHTEIGHRTLLACGYDPFELPNRLTGSTCRGPMEPAYAMAEINLFGEVGVLKTINALIDRARDENDTILAHAADFIRSDERTHVKKGQHIIGVMTDLGNQELELRTRELFTECLLSLGAITSDMDLFTVSREDLEHLVGE
- a CDS encoding DUF2961 domain-containing protein codes for the protein MPAGAETRWYSFENPTGAKGAAGPENKTAKGHAFDSVAPGQTRVLAGINGPGEIRRMWFTVNERDPQMLRSLRFEIFWDGADKPAVSVPFGDFFGAILGKSVVFENEFFCNPEGRSFNCYLPMPFRTGAKVTITNDSDRHLEKLFYDIDALHAPTPNPDALYFHATWRREPLTTLALDFELLPRVKGKGRFLGVHVGLIGHPDNVGWFGEGEVKMYIDGDTMLPTIAGTGTEDYIGTGWGQGKFQMRYQGCLIAENKPAEFTFYRYHVPDPVYFYKDIRVTLQQMGGASKKAVVELLKKGVDIKPVSIDTDGKFIKLLESDPPIDLLTHDSPDEAWVNMYRRDDVCATALFYLDAPVNGLPDLAPVEQRIAGLPEKPEPKP
- a CDS encoding DUF1080 domain-containing protein — encoded protein: MTGYKSRVVLAGICVSAAVYAASEATSLFDGKSFEGWEGNLKVFRIEDGAIVGGSLKEKVARNEFLCTTKAYGDFELHVSFKLLGEGANAGIQFRTKRIPNHHEVSGYQADMGEGYWGALYDESRRKKILAAPDKETVAKAVKLNDWNEYVIRAEGKHIQQWLNGVKTVDYTETDESIDAKGVIALQIHGGPPSEAWYKEITIKELSK